The following are encoded in a window of Telmatobacter sp. DSM 110680 genomic DNA:
- a CDS encoding PadR family transcriptional regulator, translated as MAKTDALQGSLDLLVLKILSRRPRLHGYTIMAAIANTSGEVLRAEEGSLYPALYRMEEAGWIRAEWIKNDTGRRARVYELTDAGKKQLGIEESRWQSVSLAINRVLREA; from the coding sequence ATGGCAAAGACCGACGCTCTGCAAGGTTCGCTGGATTTATTGGTGCTGAAAATATTGTCGCGGCGCCCGCGACTCCACGGCTACACCATCATGGCGGCTATCGCCAACACATCCGGCGAGGTGCTGCGCGCAGAGGAAGGTTCGCTCTACCCTGCACTCTATCGGATGGAAGAAGCAGGCTGGATTCGCGCGGAGTGGATCAAGAACGACACCGGTCGCCGCGCTCGTGTTTACGAACTGACCGACGCCGGCAAAAAACAGCTGGGCATTGAAGAGTCGCGCTGGCAGTCAGTCAGCCTGGCCATCAATCGGGTTCTCCGGGAGGCATGA
- a CDS encoding NAD(P)-dependent alcohol dehydrogenase, with product MRVAQIPSFGIDSLELVDRPTPQPGPGEVLIKIRAVSLNYRDLMMVKGAYNPKLKLPRIPCSDGAGEVAAVGEGVKAWKPGDRVCGTFFQNWLDGAPTPAKVKGALGGDIDGMLAEYVLLKENGIVSFPEHLSYEEAATLPCAALTAWRAIAAADLQPNSTVLIQGTGGVSIFALQFAKLKGVRILGISSSDAKLQRASSLGLDKGLDYGETSEWDRWVMEQTNGEGADLVVEVGGVGTLPRSLRAVKMGGVIAQIGVLSGPAEAIPIPMILHKQVRIQGIYVGSRQYFEEMNKAIASANLRPVFESRDWTEAREAFREMESATHFGKLVLRVQ from the coding sequence ATGCGCGTCGCTCAGATTCCTTCGTTTGGCATTGATTCCCTTGAGCTTGTAGATCGCCCCACGCCGCAGCCAGGCCCTGGCGAAGTTCTCATTAAAATTCGTGCGGTCTCGCTGAATTACCGCGATCTGATGATGGTGAAGGGGGCCTACAACCCCAAACTGAAGCTGCCACGCATCCCGTGTTCCGACGGCGCTGGAGAAGTCGCCGCGGTCGGTGAAGGCGTCAAAGCATGGAAGCCCGGAGATCGCGTTTGCGGCACCTTCTTTCAGAATTGGCTCGACGGAGCGCCGACTCCCGCAAAGGTCAAAGGCGCACTCGGCGGTGACATCGATGGCATGTTGGCGGAGTATGTCCTGCTCAAGGAAAACGGCATCGTCTCATTTCCCGAACACCTCAGCTACGAAGAGGCGGCCACGCTTCCCTGCGCAGCTCTTACCGCTTGGCGCGCCATTGCGGCCGCCGACCTCCAGCCCAACTCCACGGTTCTTATTCAAGGCACTGGCGGCGTCTCCATCTTTGCCCTGCAATTTGCAAAGCTCAAGGGGGTCCGCATACTCGGAATCTCCTCGAGCGACGCCAAACTGCAGCGTGCAAGTTCGCTCGGTCTCGACAAGGGACTTGATTATGGCGAGACCTCCGAGTGGGATCGCTGGGTTATGGAACAGACCAACGGAGAAGGCGCTGATCTCGTCGTCGAAGTTGGCGGAGTGGGCACTCTCCCGCGTTCGCTCCGTGCTGTAAAGATGGGCGGTGTCATTGCGCAGATCGGAGTGCTCTCGGGCCCTGCCGAAGCCATCCCCATTCCGATGATTCTGCACAAGCAGGTCCGTATCCAGGGAATCTATGTCGGCTCACGCCAGTACTTCGAAGAAATGAACAAGGCCATCGCATCTGCGAACCTGCGCCCTGTATTCGAGAGTCGCGATTGGACAGAAGCGAGAGAAGCCTTCCGCGAAATGGAATCCGCTACTCACTTCGGCAAGTTGGTTTTGCGGGTGCAGTAG